From Aristaeella lactis, the proteins below share one genomic window:
- a CDS encoding ABC transporter permease — protein METQYRGAVLGGLICQTFFGLVLVAIYRAMYAGKPQPMPLSSITTYVWLQQAFFRMLLSMDTDLLDRIRTGAIAYDLCRPLHLYGYYYSRILAMKMTGSILRALPMLVIAALLPEGWGLALPASVPALLTALAALILGLFCICALENVTMGLTMRTLDPRGVQAMLNLLLMTFSGNILPLTLFPDSWQRVITLLPYAQMLDAPIRLYNGEYALDKVPEVMIIQICWTGLLVTGGCLLWRANQKKMIVQGG, from the coding sequence ATGGAGACGCAGTACCGGGGAGCGGTGTTGGGCGGACTGATCTGCCAGACGTTCTTCGGACTGGTGCTGGTGGCGATCTACCGGGCTATGTACGCAGGCAAACCGCAGCCCATGCCGCTGAGCAGTATTACCACCTATGTATGGCTGCAGCAGGCGTTTTTCCGAATGTTACTGAGTATGGACACAGATCTGCTGGACAGGATCCGGACAGGGGCGATTGCCTATGACCTGTGCCGGCCGCTGCACCTGTATGGATATTACTATTCCCGGATTCTGGCAATGAAAATGACCGGGAGCATACTGCGTGCCCTGCCGATGCTGGTGATCGCGGCGCTGCTGCCGGAGGGATGGGGACTTGCCCTGCCGGCTTCCGTGCCGGCACTGCTGACTGCCCTGGCGGCCCTGATCCTGGGACTGTTCTGTATTTGCGCACTGGAAAACGTTACGATGGGACTGACAATGCGTACACTGGATCCCCGGGGTGTGCAGGCAATGCTGAACCTGCTGCTGATGACGTTCAGCGGCAATATCCTGCCGCTGACACTGTTCCCGGACAGCTGGCAGCGGGTAATTACCCTGCTGCCCTATGCCCAGATGCTGGACGCGCCGATCCGGCTGTATAACGGAGAATATGCACTGGATAAGGTGCCTGAAGTGATGATCATCCAGATCTGCTGGACTGGGCTGCTGGTGACGGGCGGATGCCTGCTGTGGCGCGCGAACCAGAAGAAAATGATTGTACAGGGAGGCTGA
- a CDS encoding ABC transporter permease — MNTLRLYCRSMAMLMKSQLQYPLSFLMQTLAQLVMEGGELMAVILLIDRFDRVNQWGPGDLYFFFGLMSVSFYLTEIFGRGLTGNFPSMVRNGQLDTLMLRPRGILTQVLCSGADPRRIACIAVGTVSLIMGSRISGITWSPLKALMMAESVFFSFWLILGLFMVEAILTIHSVKSIELANTLTYGGRSACEYPSDIYPRPLRVLFTVIAPFALVMHVPASIILDKPLFGWPVWTGLVTPLAGVVLFGVMYLLFRKAMKYYRSTGN; from the coding sequence ATGAATACCCTTCGCTTGTACTGCCGGTCCATGGCAATGCTGATGAAAAGCCAGTTGCAGTATCCGCTTTCCTTCCTGATGCAGACGCTGGCCCAGCTGGTGATGGAAGGCGGCGAACTGATGGCAGTGATCCTGCTGATTGACCGGTTTGACCGGGTAAACCAGTGGGGACCCGGAGACCTGTATTTCTTTTTCGGCCTGATGTCAGTTTCTTTTTACCTGACGGAAATCTTCGGCAGGGGACTGACGGGCAATTTCCCGTCCATGGTGCGGAACGGACAGCTGGATACGCTGATGCTGCGCCCCAGGGGCATCCTCACGCAGGTACTGTGCAGCGGGGCGGATCCCAGGCGGATTGCCTGCATTGCCGTAGGTACGGTGAGCCTGATCATGGGCAGCCGGATTTCCGGTATTACCTGGTCTCCTTTGAAAGCGCTGATGATGGCGGAATCCGTCTTTTTCAGCTTCTGGCTGATCCTGGGGCTGTTTATGGTAGAGGCTATTCTGACCATCCACAGTGTGAAGTCCATTGAACTGGCCAATACACTGACCTACGGCGGGCGCAGTGCCTGCGAGTATCCGAGCGATATCTATCCCAGGCCTCTTCGAGTGCTGTTTACGGTTATCGCGCCGTTCGCACTGGTGATGCATGTGCCGGCATCCATCATCCTGGACAAGCCGCTGTTCGGCTGGCCGGTATGGACCGGGCTTGTGACGCCCCTGGCGGGGGTGGTACTGTTCGGCGTGATGTATCTGCTGTTCAGGAAAGCGATGAAGTACTATCGGTCAACGGGAAACTGA
- the frr gene encoding ribosome recycling factor has translation MLQDIINNAKDKMKKSCEVYERDMMGLRAGRANPKLLDRIMVDYYGTPTPIPQIGNISSPEPRLLVIAPWEPKMIPQVEKAIQKSDLGLNPSNDGKIVRLVFPELNEERRKDLTKVASKGAEETKVAIRSIRRDAIEQIKKLKKNSEITEDDQRDAEEDMQKLTDKAVKEVDEILAKKEKEIMEV, from the coding sequence ATGCTTCAGGATATTATAAATAACGCAAAAGACAAAATGAAAAAATCCTGCGAAGTTTATGAGCGGGATATGATGGGACTGCGGGCCGGCCGCGCCAATCCCAAACTGCTGGACAGGATTATGGTGGACTATTACGGCACACCCACTCCGATTCCGCAGATCGGCAACATCTCTTCCCCGGAACCCCGGCTGCTTGTGATCGCTCCCTGGGAACCCAAGATGATCCCCCAGGTGGAGAAGGCCATCCAGAAGAGTGACCTGGGTCTGAATCCTTCCAACGACGGAAAGATCGTCCGCCTGGTGTTCCCGGAACTGAACGAGGAACGCCGTAAGGACCTGACCAAGGTTGCGTCCAAGGGCGCGGAAGAAACGAAGGTTGCCATCCGCTCCATCCGCCGGGATGCCATTGAACAGATCAAGAAGCTGAAGAAGAACAGCGAGATCACCGAAGACGACCAGCGGGACGCCGAAGAAGATATGCAGAAGCTGACCGATAAGGCCGTTAAGGAAGTTGACGAGATCTTAGCTAAAAAAGAAAAAGAGATCATGGAGGTCTGA
- a CDS encoding isoprenyl transferase, with the protein MKLKTALSLALKKTPRTSDEFDKLPKHVAIIMDGNGRWAKKHKLNVSKGHRQGTETLREIIRHTDDLGIGALSLYAFSTENWNRSEEEIAALMQLILDFFASEIDELDAKNVRILILGDKGGLPEKQRETLIEAENRTKKNTGLRLNIAVNYGGRAELVRAARQIATLVRNGTLREDEITEQTISDYLYTAGQPDVDLLIRTSGEQRLSNFMLYQNAYAEFVFPTVLWPDFTVHDYDEALDAFAHRERRFGGR; encoded by the coding sequence ATGAAGCTGAAGACGGCATTGTCACTGGCACTGAAAAAGACGCCAAGGACATCGGATGAGTTTGACAAGCTGCCGAAGCATGTAGCTATCATTATGGACGGGAACGGCCGCTGGGCAAAGAAGCATAAGCTGAACGTGTCCAAGGGGCACCGGCAGGGAACAGAAACCCTGCGGGAGATCATCCGCCATACGGATGACCTGGGGATCGGCGCCCTGAGTCTTTATGCCTTCTCCACGGAAAACTGGAACCGTTCGGAAGAGGAAATAGCCGCGCTGATGCAGCTGATCCTGGATTTCTTTGCTTCCGAGATCGATGAGCTGGATGCCAAGAACGTACGGATCCTGATCCTGGGAGACAAGGGCGGCCTGCCGGAGAAACAGCGGGAAACGCTGATCGAGGCGGAAAACCGGACAAAGAAGAATACAGGACTCCGGCTGAATATCGCCGTGAATTACGGCGGGCGCGCGGAACTGGTGCGGGCCGCGAGGCAGATCGCAACACTGGTCCGGAACGGGACGTTGCGGGAGGACGAGATCACCGAGCAGACGATCTCCGATTACCTGTATACCGCGGGACAGCCGGACGTGGACCTGCTGATCCGGACCAGCGGGGAACAGCGGCTGAGCAATTTCATGCTGTACCAGAACGCGTACGCGGAATTCGTTTTCCCGACGGTTCTCTGGCCGGACTTTACTGTGCATGACTATGATGAAGCGCTGGACGCGTTCGCGCACAGGGAAAGACGGTTCGGAGGACGATAA
- a CDS encoding phosphatidate cytidylyltransferase, producing MKQRFITGLMLTAFLAINLWLPNWCMALATLVCICFAVWEEYHALSIAGHRVVTWPTWVILGVSMPLTWLFGVKVIVPLLALALFIMITQILFRKEPELTDLSMSALPLLTVALPGLSLVALSLIPDQKAVEVVLLCLTFAVPLLGDVMALFVGSAIGGPKFCPAVSPKKTIAGSIGGLAGSVIAAMAVYGLSVAICNASTLAKLPVWWHYLVLGFTGGIAGQIGDLFASLVKRHSGLKDFSNLFPGHGGMLDRLDSVLFMAVLMYCYLMFK from the coding sequence ATGAAACAACGGTTTATTACGGGTTTGATGCTGACGGCTTTTCTGGCGATCAATCTGTGGCTGCCGAACTGGTGCATGGCCCTGGCAACACTGGTCTGCATCTGTTTCGCTGTATGGGAAGAATATCACGCGCTGTCCATAGCCGGACACCGGGTCGTGACCTGGCCTACCTGGGTGATCCTGGGCGTATCAATGCCGCTGACCTGGCTTTTCGGCGTGAAGGTGATCGTGCCGCTGCTGGCCCTGGCACTGTTTATTATGATCACACAGATCCTGTTCCGGAAGGAGCCGGAGCTGACTGACCTGAGTATGAGCGCGCTGCCGCTGCTGACGGTGGCACTGCCCGGACTGAGCCTGGTGGCCCTGAGCCTGATCCCGGACCAGAAGGCCGTGGAAGTGGTGCTTCTTTGCCTGACCTTCGCGGTACCGCTGCTCGGTGACGTGATGGCGCTGTTTGTCGGCAGCGCGATCGGCGGACCGAAGTTCTGCCCGGCTGTCAGCCCGAAGAAGACGATCGCCGGCAGTATCGGCGGCCTGGCAGGCAGTGTAATTGCCGCAATGGCTGTATACGGACTGAGTGTTGCTATCTGCAACGCGTCGACCCTAGCTAAACTGCCTGTATGGTGGCATTACCTGGTGCTTGGTTTCACGGGCGGCATCGCCGGACAGATCGGCGACCTGTTTGCCAGCCTGGTGAAGCGCCACAGCGGACTGAAGGACTTCTCCAACCTGTTCCCGGGTCACGGCGGAATGCTGGACCGGCTGGACAGCGTGCTGTTTATGGCAGTTTTAATGTATTGCTATTTAATGTTCAAATGA
- a CDS encoding 1-deoxy-D-xylulose-5-phosphate reductoisomerase, with the protein MMRSIAILGSTGSIGTQALDLCRRHPDRYKVTALTARGSKEKLFEQVREFRPETAGLTEGFDPAEIPEDLKFCRFLSGKEALHAAAAETDADMVLVSIVGIAGLQGVMDALKAGKQVLLANKEALVTGGHLVTDLARKAGKPLLPVDSEHSAIFQCLQADGTNKPMKILLTASGGPFRTWDKERIRKATKAEALKHPNWNMGAKITVDSASMFNKGLEIMEARWLFDMPEDKIEVVVHPQSIVHSAVVYQDGAVLAQLGEPDMRVPIGYAMAYPERIETGVPAPDLFKLGSLTFEKPDEDKFPALRLARECLRAGGAACTVFNGANEEAVAAFLREEIPFGEIAVRVERALEKLAGLPANCIEDIWEADRLARAVSNSEFRIQNSEL; encoded by the coding sequence ATGATGAGAAGTATTGCTATTCTGGGGTCTACGGGGTCCATCGGGACGCAGGCGCTGGATCTGTGCCGGAGACATCCGGACAGGTATAAGGTGACCGCGCTGACTGCTCGGGGAAGCAAGGAAAAGCTGTTTGAACAGGTACGGGAATTCCGGCCGGAGACCGCAGGCCTGACGGAAGGCTTTGATCCCGCGGAAATCCCGGAAGACCTGAAATTCTGCCGTTTCCTTTCCGGAAAGGAAGCACTGCACGCGGCTGCCGCTGAAACGGACGCGGACATGGTGCTGGTCAGCATCGTGGGTATTGCCGGACTGCAGGGCGTGATGGATGCGCTGAAAGCCGGAAAACAGGTCCTGCTTGCCAACAAGGAGGCGCTGGTAACCGGCGGCCACCTGGTGACAGACCTTGCCCGGAAAGCGGGGAAGCCCCTGCTGCCGGTGGACAGCGAACACAGCGCAATCTTCCAGTGTCTGCAGGCAGACGGAACCAATAAGCCGATGAAGATCCTGCTGACCGCTTCCGGCGGCCCCTTCCGTACCTGGGATAAGGAAAGGATCCGGAAGGCGACAAAGGCGGAAGCGCTGAAACATCCCAACTGGAACATGGGCGCCAAGATTACCGTGGACAGTGCCAGCATGTTCAACAAGGGCCTGGAAATCATGGAGGCCCGGTGGCTGTTTGACATGCCCGAAGACAAAATAGAGGTCGTTGTCCATCCCCAAAGCATCGTGCACAGCGCGGTGGTCTATCAGGATGGCGCGGTACTGGCCCAGCTGGGTGAGCCGGATATGCGGGTGCCGATCGGCTACGCCATGGCTTATCCGGAACGCATTGAGACCGGCGTACCCGCGCCGGATCTGTTCAAACTGGGCAGCCTGACCTTTGAAAAGCCGGATGAGGATAAGTTCCCGGCGCTGCGACTGGCAAGGGAATGCCTGCGGGCCGGCGGTGCGGCCTGCACCGTGTTCAACGGAGCGAACGAAGAAGCGGTTGCCGCTTTCCTGCGGGAAGAGATTCCCTTCGGGGAAATCGCCGTACGGGTGGAACGGGCATTGGAGAAACTGGCCGGACTGCCGGCAAACTGCATTGAGGACATTTGGGAGGCTGATCGGCTCGCCAGAGCTGTATCCAATTCAGAATTCAGAATTCAGAATTCAGAATTATAA
- a CDS encoding M50 family metallopeptidase produces the protein MYIILALLLLAILITVHEFGHFLAARAMKIEVREFAIGMGPKLIGWKSKKYDTDFSIRAIPLGGFCAFYGEDDAKGISKDDPRAFPKQNVWKRLFVILMGPVMNFVLAFVVGTVFFWVNGVETITGIDPYIVDVMAAGPAYSAGIQAKDVVTEINGVNMLDGTETTLLDTIGNWKEGDAPLKMTILRGEETVETELTPVWDEKEQKMRIGVTIGGKYRTETEPETFLGGIKDSWDWCSYASGVMLRALKDLVTTGEGLDQTSGPVGIVSMVSTEVQEEGLRAFIRLLMVISINLGLMNLLPIPGLDGSRLVFGLVEVVRRKPVPPEKEAMVHLAGMVVLFGFMIFITFKDIMKLFG, from the coding sequence TTGTATATCATATTAGCGTTATTGTTACTGGCAATATTGATCACGGTGCATGAATTCGGACATTTCCTGGCAGCCCGGGCAATGAAGATCGAGGTTCGGGAGTTTGCTATCGGCATGGGGCCGAAGCTGATTGGCTGGAAGAGCAAGAAGTACGATACGGATTTCAGCATCCGGGCGATCCCGCTGGGCGGATTCTGTGCTTTCTACGGAGAGGATGACGCGAAGGGTATTTCAAAGGACGATCCCCGGGCGTTTCCGAAGCAGAATGTCTGGAAGCGGCTGTTTGTCATCCTGATGGGCCCGGTGATGAACTTTGTACTGGCCTTTGTGGTGGGTACCGTCTTTTTCTGGGTGAACGGCGTTGAGACAATAACAGGCATCGATCCATATATTGTTGATGTTATGGCTGCAGGACCGGCTTATTCCGCCGGAATCCAGGCAAAGGACGTGGTGACGGAAATCAACGGCGTGAACATGCTGGATGGTACAGAAACAACGCTGCTGGATACCATCGGCAACTGGAAAGAAGGCGACGCGCCGCTGAAAATGACGATCCTGAGGGGCGAGGAGACAGTTGAAACAGAACTTACTCCGGTCTGGGATGAGAAAGAACAGAAAATGAGGATCGGCGTGACCATTGGCGGGAAATACCGTACAGAAACCGAGCCGGAAACCTTCCTGGGCGGCATAAAGGATTCCTGGGATTGGTGCAGTTATGCTTCGGGTGTTATGCTTCGGGCGCTGAAAGACCTGGTGACCACAGGGGAAGGCCTTGACCAGACCTCCGGACCGGTTGGAATTGTCAGCATGGTATCGACTGAAGTCCAGGAAGAGGGGCTGAGAGCTTTTATAAGGCTGCTGATGGTCATCTCCATTAACCTTGGCCTGATGAACTTGCTGCCGATTCCCGGATTGGACGGAAGCCGCCTGGTATTCGGCCTGGTGGAGGTTGTCCGGAGAAAACCTGTGCCGCCGGAAAAAGAAGCTATGGTGCACCTGGCGGGCATGGTGGTACTGTTCGGGTTTATGATATTTATCACATTTAAGGACATTATGAAACTGTTTGGGTGA
- the ispG gene encoding flavodoxin-dependent (E)-4-hydroxy-3-methylbut-2-enyl-diphosphate synthase, producing the protein MSRIVKVGELLLGGGNPVLVQSMTNTDTRDAEATLKQICALHDAGCDIVRVSVYDEACAEAVKTLAAKSPVPLVADIHFDYKLAIRSAENGIAKLRINPGNIGGEAKVRELADCAKAHGIPIRIGVNSGSAEKNLLAKYGGPTAECLVESALGHARILEKAGFDDIVLSMKSSDVKLTIDAYRLAHERCDYPLHLGVTEAGLPGQGTVKSAIGIGALLADGIGDTIRVSLSGDPVPEAKAAWDILRALNLRTRGVQLIACPTCGRTCIPVEQIARRVEAELSDVTVPLKVAVMGCVVNGLGEGREADVGIAGGKDGGVLFVKGQEPRKVKGDLAEILIEEVRKIINNEQFTMNN; encoded by the coding sequence ATGAGCAGAATAGTGAAGGTCGGAGAGCTGCTGCTCGGCGGAGGGAACCCGGTGCTGGTCCAGAGCATGACAAATACGGATACCCGGGACGCGGAGGCAACGCTGAAGCAGATCTGCGCGCTGCATGACGCGGGCTGCGATATTGTACGGGTGAGCGTCTACGACGAGGCCTGTGCGGAAGCGGTGAAGACACTGGCCGCGAAGAGCCCTGTGCCGCTGGTTGCCGATATTCATTTTGACTATAAACTGGCTATCCGCTCCGCGGAAAACGGTATCGCAAAGCTGCGGATCAACCCCGGCAACATCGGCGGGGAAGCCAAAGTACGGGAACTGGCGGACTGCGCCAAAGCCCATGGCATCCCGATCCGGATCGGTGTGAACAGCGGATCGGCGGAAAAGAACCTGCTGGCGAAGTACGGCGGTCCCACGGCGGAATGCCTGGTGGAGAGTGCGCTCGGACACGCGAGGATACTGGAAAAAGCCGGTTTTGACGATATTGTGCTGAGCATGAAGAGCAGCGATGTGAAGCTGACCATCGATGCTTACCGGCTGGCGCATGAACGCTGTGATTATCCCCTGCACCTGGGCGTTACGGAAGCGGGACTGCCCGGACAGGGAACTGTCAAGAGCGCCATCGGTATCGGTGCGCTGCTGGCGGACGGTATTGGTGATACGATCCGGGTGAGCCTGAGCGGAGATCCGGTACCGGAAGCGAAGGCGGCCTGGGATATCCTGCGGGCACTGAACCTGCGGACGCGGGGCGTACAGCTGATCGCCTGTCCTACCTGCGGACGGACGTGCATTCCTGTGGAGCAGATTGCCCGCCGGGTGGAGGCGGAGCTTTCGGATGTGACAGTTCCGCTGAAAGTGGCCGTGATGGGCTGCGTTGTGAACGGCCTGGGCGAAGGCCGGGAAGCGGATGTAGGCATTGCCGGCGGGAAGGATGGCGGGGTACTGTTCGTGAAAGGACAGGAACCGAGAAAAGTGAAGGGCGATCTGGCAGAAATACTGATTGAAGAAGTCAGAAAAATAATTAACAATGAACAATTTACAATGAACAATTAA